A section of the Deinococcus taeanensis genome encodes:
- a CDS encoding valine--tRNA ligase: MTDPHTPDLTPENDAAALARQFDPKAVEPQWAAKWRNEPFRADATSGREPFTIVIPPPNVTGNLHLGHALDNTLIDTLIRYKRMAGFEALYLPGMDHAGISTQVVVERQLREQGVSRHDLGREKFLDHVWAWKAESGGIILNQLARLGVSADWTRERFTMDEGLSRAVRHQFVKLYHDGLAYRGERIVNWDPASQTTLSELEIDREVRKGKMYTLSYKLRDPGAAASNGDAGEIRIATVRPETIFADQAIAVHPKDPRFAHLIGQEARIPLTDRFVPIIADTAVEMDFGVGALKITPAHDPTDFEIGERHGLPRPSVIDLNGNLSTGDLVPEAFRGLERFTARKVVVKALTETGDLLEEKDHDTAIGLSERTKVPVEPIVSEQWFVRMKPFADQVLGGLDQGEMKLVPDRYAKVNRDWLENIRDWNISRQLWWGHQIPAWYDEQGNLYVPDPENPDLDCDQDPRYAHLNLRRDADVFDTWFSSNLWPFSTLGWPDTDSEDFRKFYPTQVLVTGYDILFFWVARMQMAAYGLTGRAPFSTVMLHGLYLDSKGQKMSKSKGNGIDPLELFDQYGVDASRFAFSYLSTGGQDIKHDPRRFEQGRNFANKLWNAARFAMLRLGEALPNLQTTGSEADVELIRYVQSALDDTAGEPVRSRDAIRAVRARTDLSLADRWILSRLNAVTAEATAQLDALDIGAAIRTLYSFTWDEFCDWYIEAAKPALSEGKLATLVTLKATLEHILKMLHPFMPFVTSELYAALGHRRQLAVHSWPQTDAALHDAEATRAFDALRAAVAAARSLKNELGLSPQDRLNVAVEGDLAPTVHDNARVVESIARVTLTPTLDGRTLSLVEQGVTIRAPLEGTVDLADWLGKQKKRLAEFDKQIKQAQGKLNNEGFVARAPAEVIDEERRRVADFSTQRERLQNVLAQFE; encoded by the coding sequence ATGACTGACCCCCACACGCCCGACCTCACCCCCGAGAACGACGCAGCCGCCCTCGCCAGGCAGTTCGACCCGAAAGCCGTCGAGCCGCAGTGGGCCGCCAAGTGGCGCAATGAACCCTTCCGCGCGGACGCCACCAGCGGCCGTGAACCGTTCACCATCGTAATTCCGCCGCCCAACGTGACCGGCAACCTGCACCTGGGTCACGCGCTGGACAACACGCTGATCGACACCCTCATCCGCTACAAGCGCATGGCGGGGTTCGAGGCGCTGTACCTGCCTGGCATGGACCACGCCGGGATCAGCACGCAGGTGGTTGTGGAACGGCAACTGCGCGAGCAGGGCGTGAGCCGCCATGACCTGGGCCGTGAAAAGTTTCTGGATCACGTGTGGGCATGGAAGGCCGAGTCCGGCGGGATCATCCTCAACCAGCTCGCGCGCCTGGGGGTCAGTGCCGACTGGACTCGCGAGCGGTTCACCATGGACGAGGGCCTCTCCCGCGCCGTGCGTCACCAGTTCGTGAAGCTGTACCACGACGGGCTGGCGTACCGCGGCGAACGCATCGTGAACTGGGACCCGGCCAGCCAGACCACCCTGTCTGAACTGGAAATCGACCGTGAGGTCCGCAAGGGCAAGATGTACACCCTGTCGTACAAACTGCGTGATCCCGGCGCCGCGGCCAGCAACGGCGACGCCGGTGAGATCCGCATCGCCACCGTGCGGCCCGAAACGATCTTCGCGGACCAGGCGATCGCCGTGCACCCAAAAGACCCCCGCTTCGCACACCTGATCGGCCAGGAAGCCCGCATTCCGCTCACGGACCGCTTCGTGCCCATCATTGCGGACACTGCCGTCGAAATGGACTTCGGGGTGGGCGCACTGAAGATCACGCCCGCCCACGACCCCACCGATTTCGAGATCGGCGAGCGGCACGGTCTGCCGCGCCCCAGCGTGATCGACCTGAACGGCAACCTGAGCACCGGCGACCTGGTGCCCGAAGCCTTCCGTGGCCTGGAGCGTTTCACGGCCCGCAAGGTTGTCGTGAAGGCCCTGACCGAGACCGGTGACCTGCTGGAGGAGAAGGATCACGACACCGCCATCGGCCTGAGCGAACGCACCAAGGTGCCGGTCGAGCCGATCGTGAGCGAGCAGTGGTTCGTGCGCATGAAACCCTTCGCTGACCAGGTGCTCGGCGGACTTGATCAGGGCGAGATGAAACTCGTGCCCGACCGGTACGCCAAGGTGAACCGGGACTGGCTGGAGAACATCCGCGACTGGAACATCTCCCGGCAGCTGTGGTGGGGTCACCAGATTCCCGCGTGGTACGACGAGCAGGGCAACCTGTACGTGCCCGACCCCGAGAACCCTGACCTGGACTGCGACCAGGACCCCCGCTACGCGCACCTGAACCTCCGGCGGGATGCGGACGTGTTCGACACGTGGTTCTCCAGCAACCTCTGGCCGTTCAGCACACTCGGGTGGCCCGACACGGACAGTGAGGACTTCCGCAAGTTCTACCCCACGCAGGTGCTCGTGACCGGCTACGACATCCTGTTCTTCTGGGTGGCGCGCATGCAGATGGCCGCCTACGGCCTGACCGGGCGGGCGCCTTTCAGCACCGTCATGCTGCACGGCCTGTACCTGGACAGCAAGGGTCAGAAGATGTCCAAGAGTAAAGGCAACGGCATCGACCCGCTGGAACTCTTCGACCAGTACGGGGTGGACGCCAGCCGCTTCGCGTTCAGTTACCTCTCGACCGGCGGGCAGGACATCAAGCACGACCCGCGCCGTTTCGAGCAGGGCCGCAACTTCGCGAACAAACTCTGGAACGCCGCCCGGTTCGCCATGCTGCGCCTGGGCGAAGCCCTCCCGAACCTGCAGACCACCGGAAGTGAAGCCGACGTGGAACTCATCCGGTACGTGCAGAGCGCCCTGGACGACACGGCCGGCGAACCCGTCCGCAGCCGCGACGCGATCCGCGCCGTCCGCGCCCGCACCGACCTGAGCCTCGCCGACCGCTGGATCCTGTCCCGCCTGAATGCCGTGACGGCCGAAGCCACCGCTCAACTCGATGCACTCGACATCGGCGCCGCGATCCGCACCCTGTACTCGTTCACCTGGGATGAATTCTGCGACTGGTACATCGAGGCGGCCAAACCTGCGCTGAGCGAAGGGAAACTCGCCACGCTCGTCACGCTGAAGGCCACCCTGGAACACATCCTGAAGATGCTTCACCCCTTCATGCCGTTTGTGACCAGTGAACTGTACGCCGCGCTCGGCCACCGCCGCCAGCTTGCCGTGCACTCCTGGCCCCAGACGGACGCCGCGCTTCACGACGCGGAAGCCACCCGCGCCTTCGACGCGCTGCGCGCCGCCGTGGCCGCCGCCCGCAGCCTGAAGAACGAACTGGGCCTCAGCCCCCAGGACCGCCTGAACGTGGCGGTGGAAGGCGACCTCGCCCCCACCGTGCACGACAACGCCCGCGTGGTGGAAAGCATCGCCCGCGTGACCCTCACGCCCACCCTGGACGGCCGCACCCTGAGCCTCGTGGAGCAGGGCGTCACCATCCGCGCCCCGCTGGAAGGCACCGTGGACCTTGCCGACTGGCTCGGCAAGCAGAAAAAACGCCTCGCAGAATTCGACAAGCAGATCAAGCAGGCGCAGGGCAAACTGAACAACGAAGGGTTCGTGGCCCGCGCCCCGGCCGAGGTGATCGACGAAGAACGCCGCCGCGTGGCGGACTTCAGCACCCAGAGAGAACGCCTGCAGAACGTCCTCGCGCAGTTCGAGTAA
- a CDS encoding Nif3-like dinuclear metal center hexameric protein, with protein MSAATLDQLAAWLYAELQEAAPVKRAGPPGVTRLALALEPADAPDVLNADALFLHRSRHAGDRWPGLGLLGAHDGFDRHLTTGPNVRLARRLSWQDLTEITWEGRVVGLSARPPQRTWEGLRDALHAELGGEDASIPPGPPGLPYVALMNAMTPALIVQTAGLGVTAYLTGQLRPSAVPAARQHGMGIVALGHRRTELWGLHALARELRAAFPGLQTAVFEDRNVPPTVR; from the coding sequence GTGAGTGCCGCAACGCTCGACCAGCTCGCGGCGTGGCTCTACGCCGAACTTCAGGAGGCCGCACCGGTCAAACGGGCCGGGCCGCCCGGGGTGACCCGGCTGGCCCTGGCCCTTGAACCTGCCGACGCCCCCGACGTCCTGAACGCCGACGCCCTGTTCCTGCACCGCTCCCGGCACGCCGGCGACCGCTGGCCCGGCCTGGGTCTCCTGGGCGCGCACGACGGCTTCGACCGGCACCTCACCACCGGCCCGAACGTCCGGCTCGCCCGCCGCCTCTCCTGGCAGGACCTGACCGAGATCACGTGGGAAGGCCGCGTGGTGGGCCTGAGCGCCCGCCCCCCACAGCGCACCTGGGAAGGCCTGCGCGACGCCCTGCACGCCGAACTGGGGGGTGAGGACGCCTCCATTCCACCCGGCCCGCCGGGCCTGCCGTACGTGGCACTCATGAACGCCATGACCCCGGCCCTCATCGTGCAGACCGCCGGGCTGGGCGTCACGGCATATCTGACCGGCCAGCTCCGGCCTTCCGCCGTGCCGGCCGCGCGGCAGCACGGGATGGGGATCGTCGCGCTGGGTCACCGGCGCACCGAACTCTGGGGGCTGCATGCCCTCGCCCGTGAGCTGCGCGCCGCCTTTCCCGGTCTGCAGACCGCCGTGTTCGAAGACCGGAACGTTCCACCCACCGTCCGCTGA
- a CDS encoding cysteine desulfurase family protein gives MIYLDYAATHPMTPEALGAYAAAAALPGNPASVHAAGQAARERLEDGRAQVAAAFGVDPRTLIANGGGTEGDNHVLMGVTRAWQDRHGRPGHLIITPTEHSAVLAPARALAAQGWDVTFLTPDRCGRYDPAELQGALREETALVSIHHANNELGTVQPTAALAALAAARGVPYHTDAVQAPGVLPVNLSAWGVTFATFSAHKWGGPRGVGFLFVRRGAVLAPVTLGGGQEGGVRPGTQDTAGVYAAGVALTHAEAQRDATHAHLGVLRDRFMAGAATIPDLRINHAPDGSPKVVSVTVPGADGEALLMNLDMLGVAASAGSACSAGTMQPSHVLTAIGLNEADARATLRFSFGAATTLAEVDTAVQALAQAAQWSRA, from the coding sequence GTGATCTACCTCGACTACGCAGCCACGCACCCCATGACGCCCGAAGCGCTCGGCGCGTACGCGGCCGCCGCGGCGCTGCCCGGCAATCCGGCCAGTGTGCACGCCGCCGGGCAGGCCGCGCGCGAACGCCTGGAGGACGGGCGGGCGCAGGTGGCGGCCGCGTTCGGTGTGGATCCGCGCACCCTGATTGCCAACGGTGGCGGCACCGAAGGGGACAATCACGTGCTGATGGGGGTCACCCGCGCCTGGCAGGACCGGCACGGCCGTCCCGGGCACCTGATCATCACGCCCACTGAGCACTCTGCGGTTCTGGCGCCCGCCCGGGCCCTGGCCGCTCAGGGCTGGGACGTGACCTTCCTTACCCCGGACCGCTGCGGCCGCTACGACCCGGCGGAACTGCAGGGGGCGCTGCGGGAGGAGACGGCGCTGGTGTCCATCCATCACGCCAACAATGAGCTGGGGACTGTTCAGCCGACGGCGGCGCTCGCGGCGCTGGCCGCGGCGAGGGGCGTGCCGTACCACACGGACGCCGTGCAGGCGCCCGGGGTGCTGCCCGTGAACCTGTCCGCGTGGGGCGTGACGTTCGCCACGTTCAGCGCGCACAAGTGGGGCGGGCCGCGCGGGGTGGGCTTTCTGTTCGTGCGGCGCGGCGCGGTTCTTGCGCCGGTCACGTTGGGTGGCGGTCAGGAGGGGGGCGTGCGACCCGGCACGCAGGACACCGCCGGTGTGTATGCGGCGGGCGTGGCCCTGACGCACGCGGAGGCGCAGCGGGACGCCACGCACGCGCACCTGGGTGTTCTGCGTGACCGCTTCATGGCGGGCGCCGCGACCATCCCGGATCTGCGGATCAACCATGCGCCGGACGGCAGTCCCAAGGTGGTCAGCGTGACGGTGCCCGGCGCGGACGGTGAGGCGCTGCTGATGAACCTGGACATGCTGGGCGTGGCGGCCAGCGCGGGCAGCGCGTGTTCCGCTGGCACCATGCAGCCCAGTCACGTCCTGACGGCCATCGGGCTGAACGAGGCGGACGCCCGCGCGACACTGCGTTTCAGTTTCGGGGCGGCCACGACCCTTGCCGAGGTGGACACGGCCGTGCAGGCGCTTGCGCAGGCCGCACAGTGGAGCCGCGCCTGA
- a CDS encoding PASTA domain-containing protein, translating to MTGQVGRVRVIDGKYEVLRELAVQGPVTLSEVRAAEGVTRQVAWFTVNTPADRQAFHAYRTALRALSPAGLTDVVARPGAFYAVWQPVAGQPLEAALAQKVKSQELVENVQRLTAALAEQGYALEDAQVVVDATEPRVAYLTPLPEARTPEDIAVRNARTLAPLKGGRVKKRREPGAWLTFVPGLLLLGGAVYLGAQAAQIYLNPPVRPVVTVTGQTAKQAAKALTDAGFRVEYSEGQAAGRPIGSIIRQDPEGGTTLPVGRLVTLTVNNPPAIEVPRLEEMTPAQARDALKGSAMSVGKVVKVDGTLTGTAEGRIVAQLPEAGSNAQQGQAVQLMVSSGVSGRKTWLPILTGFTYDQALQYARAAGLVVTSVARQPSDKKEGTVLEQTPAPFVLVEVGSPVKLTVAAARYSAPSRPAGALPVPPPPEPDPEPEPAETAPTDTSAGTAETGAATPGTQGTTGAEIPPTPSVPAPTDARGVSLNYTFPTDLPEGTYTLAVRDDNGERALELNADAASLAGQAVSTTVTVQGEAVFIIRRDGQDFALVTP from the coding sequence ATGACGGGTCAGGTGGGCAGGGTCAGGGTCATTGATGGCAAGTACGAGGTACTGCGTGAACTCGCCGTGCAGGGGCCAGTGACGCTCTCGGAAGTCCGCGCGGCGGAGGGCGTGACCCGGCAGGTGGCGTGGTTCACGGTGAATACGCCTGCCGACCGGCAGGCCTTTCATGCGTACCGCACGGCCCTGCGGGCGCTGAGTCCGGCGGGCCTGACGGACGTTGTGGCCCGCCCCGGCGCGTTCTACGCGGTGTGGCAGCCGGTCGCCGGCCAGCCGCTGGAGGCAGCCCTGGCGCAGAAGGTCAAGTCGCAGGAACTCGTCGAGAACGTGCAGCGGCTCACGGCAGCGCTCGCGGAGCAGGGATACGCGCTGGAAGACGCGCAGGTGGTCGTGGACGCCACAGAGCCGCGTGTGGCGTACCTGACACCCCTGCCGGAAGCGCGCACGCCGGAGGATATCGCGGTCCGCAACGCACGCACGCTCGCGCCCCTGAAGGGCGGCCGCGTGAAGAAACGGCGGGAGCCGGGCGCCTGGCTGACGTTCGTGCCGGGCCTGCTGCTGCTGGGCGGCGCCGTGTACCTGGGCGCGCAGGCTGCGCAGATCTACCTGAATCCGCCTGTTCGGCCGGTGGTGACCGTGACCGGGCAGACCGCGAAGCAGGCGGCAAAGGCCCTGACGGACGCCGGGTTCCGCGTGGAGTACTCCGAAGGGCAGGCGGCCGGCCGGCCGATCGGATCGATCATCCGGCAGGATCCGGAGGGCGGCACCACCCTGCCTGTGGGCCGGCTGGTGACCCTGACGGTCAACAACCCCCCCGCCATTGAGGTGCCGCGCCTGGAGGAGATGACGCCCGCGCAGGCGCGCGACGCGCTGAAAGGCAGCGCGATGAGCGTGGGCAAGGTCGTGAAGGTGGACGGCACCCTGACCGGCACCGCCGAGGGCCGGATCGTGGCGCAGTTGCCGGAGGCCGGCTCGAACGCGCAGCAGGGTCAGGCGGTGCAGCTGATGGTCAGCAGTGGCGTGTCGGGCAGGAAAACATGGCTGCCCATCCTGACTGGCTTCACGTACGATCAGGCGCTGCAGTACGCGCGGGCGGCAGGCCTGGTGGTGACCAGTGTGGCCCGGCAGCCCAGCGACAAGAAGGAAGGCACGGTACTGGAGCAGACGCCCGCGCCGTTTGTGCTGGTTGAGGTGGGCAGCCCCGTGAAACTCACGGTGGCCGCGGCCCGCTACAGTGCCCCCAGTCGCCCTGCCGGCGCGCTGCCTGTGCCTCCACCCCCGGAGCCGGACCCCGAGCCGGAGCCCGCCGAGACGGCCCCCACGGACACCAGTGCGGGCACGGCGGAGACGGGCGCGGCGACGCCGGGCACCCAGGGCACGACGGGCGCGGAAATTCCGCCCACGCCGTCCGTGCCCGCACCCACGGACGCCCGTGGGGTCAGCCTGAACTACACGTTCCCCACCGACCTGCCTGAAGGCACGTACACCCTGGCGGTGCGTGACGACAACGGCGAGCGCGCCCTGGAACTCAACGCGGACGCCGCGTCCCTTGCGGGTCAGGCCGTGAGCACCACCGTGACTGTGCAGGGCGAGGCCGTGTTCATCATCCGGCGCGACGGGCAAGATTTCGCGCTGGTGACCCCCTGA
- a CDS encoding AzlD domain-containing protein — translation MSGWLVILLMWAVTYPVRLLGLSLGRLDLPPFWLAFLKFVPVSVFAALVMPDVLGSPEWPRRLVAAGVGGALMWRTRNLGLGILGGFAAYWAARLLGV, via the coding sequence GTGAGCGGCTGGCTGGTCATTCTGCTGATGTGGGCGGTGACGTATCCGGTGCGGCTGCTGGGCCTGAGCCTGGGGCGGCTGGACCTGCCGCCGTTCTGGCTGGCCTTTCTGAAGTTCGTGCCGGTCAGTGTGTTCGCGGCGCTGGTGATGCCGGACGTGCTGGGCAGCCCGGAGTGGCCGCGCCGGCTGGTGGCCGCCGGGGTGGGGGGCGCGCTGATGTGGCGGACCCGGAATCTCGGGCTGGGTATCCTGGGGGGCTTCGCTGCGTACTGGGCGGCGCGCCTGCTGGGCGTGTGA
- a CDS encoding AzlC family ABC transporter permease: MSDVSAFWPAFGRGFRVMLPLWPGMVPFAVAYAVTARAGGLSVWETCLMSLTVFAGASQFAAAGQFVAGGLPGVAGALALVGTTFVLNARHMLYGLSLSRQLPLGGWRRLVGAQFLTDEAYGMVIVAGPRDPGGLGVAFLLGAELSLYLVWNAATLLGSLAGAVLPDPAVLGVGVIFPLAFLGLLVPLLDNRVSVLVAVTSGLGAWELGRVLPGGVVVLLAGVSGALLGAWLVTRRAGAQGRA; encoded by the coding sequence ATGTCGGATGTTTCTGCGTTCTGGCCCGCGTTCGGGCGGGGATTCCGCGTGATGCTGCCCCTGTGGCCGGGGATGGTGCCGTTCGCGGTGGCGTACGCGGTGACCGCCCGCGCCGGTGGTCTGAGTGTCTGGGAGACGTGCCTGATGAGCCTCACGGTGTTTGCGGGGGCCAGTCAGTTCGCGGCGGCCGGGCAGTTCGTGGCAGGCGGCCTGCCGGGCGTGGCGGGCGCGCTGGCGCTGGTGGGCACGACGTTCGTGCTGAACGCCAGGCACATGCTGTACGGGCTGAGTCTGTCCCGGCAGTTGCCGCTGGGCGGGTGGCGGCGGCTGGTGGGCGCCCAGTTTCTCACGGATGAGGCGTACGGCATGGTGATCGTGGCCGGGCCGCGCGACCCGGGCGGGCTGGGGGTCGCGTTCCTGCTGGGGGCCGAGCTGAGTCTGTACCTGGTGTGGAACGCAGCCACGCTGCTGGGGTCGCTGGCTGGGGCGGTGCTGCCGGACCCGGCGGTGCTGGGCGTCGGCGTGATCTTCCCACTGGCGTTCCTGGGGCTGCTCGTGCCGCTGCTGGACAACCGGGTGAGCGTGCTGGTGGCCGTGACCTCCGGGCTGGGCGCGTGGGAGTTGGGGCGGGTGCTGCCCGGGGGGGTGGTGGTGCTGCTGGCCGGGGTCAGCGGGGCGCTGCTGGGCGCGTGGCTGGTCACGCGGCGTGCCGGGGCGCAGGGGCGGGCGTGA
- a CDS encoding MerR family transcriptional regulator: MAHLTGVSVRTLHHYDEIGLLRPTERSEGNYRLYTPRDLTQLRRILTWRAVGLPLAEVARLLSAPPDVERETLRTHAAALQEALRRTQRTLRQVQARLTVLNGQDEGDMMTNEDVKAVFDGFDPAQYEDETRERWGGTDAYRQSAHRTARYTRADWEGIRAEMDRITQAYLALMNAGEPATGAPAQAVAAQHHAHIRRAYYDASPSMMRELARMWVTDDRFTRNIDRACPGLAAYQSAAVTAWAEAHAQP, encoded by the coding sequence GTGGCGCACCTCACGGGCGTGAGCGTGCGGACCCTGCACCACTACGACGAGATCGGGCTGCTGCGCCCCACTGAGCGCAGCGAAGGCAACTACCGCCTGTACACCCCCCGGGACCTCACGCAGCTGCGGCGCATTCTCACGTGGCGCGCCGTCGGCCTGCCCCTCGCGGAGGTCGCCCGCCTCCTCAGCGCGCCCCCCGACGTGGAACGCGAGACGCTGCGCACCCACGCGGCCGCGCTGCAAGAAGCGCTGCGACGCACCCAACGCACCCTGAGGCAGGTGCAGGCCCGGCTGACCGTCCTGAACGGCCAGGACGAAGGAGACATGATGACGAACGAAGACGTGAAAGCTGTCTTTGACGGGTTCGACCCGGCGCAGTACGAGGACGAAACCCGGGAACGCTGGGGAGGCACGGACGCCTACCGCCAGAGTGCCCACCGCACTGCGCGCTACACCCGGGCCGACTGGGAAGGTATCCGCGCGGAGATGGACCGGATCACGCAGGCGTATCTGGCCCTCATGAACGCTGGTGAGCCCGCCACAGGTGCGCCGGCTCAGGCGGTCGCAGCCCAGCACCACGCGCACATCCGCCGCGCGTACTACGACGCCTCGCCCAGCATGATGCGCGAACTGGCCCGCATGTGGGTCACGGACGACCGCTTCACACGGAACATCGACCGCGCCTGTCCCGGCCTCGCCGCGTACCAGAGCGCCGCCGTGACCGCCTGGGCAGAAGCCCACGCCCAGCCGTAA
- a CDS encoding peroxiredoxin family protein, with product MEWPESGDFVHGLPVPPPSGWIRPGLVMTFNLECPGCVSRGIPFLKRLHAEFGEQVQLLGVHTSFGHRLLAREDVEPTLVRFARTYAKLPFPVALDLRGEFARYWHTEGTPHWLAFAPGGPLLRSVYGSQENAQTRLQYLLEEWVGGARGEAGR from the coding sequence ATGGAGTGGCCTGAGTCCGGTGATTTTGTTCATGGTCTGCCTGTGCCGCCGCCCAGCGGGTGGATCCGGCCGGGGCTGGTGATGACCTTCAACCTAGAGTGCCCGGGCTGCGTGTCGCGCGGCATTCCGTTCCTGAAACGCCTGCACGCGGAGTTCGGGGAGCAGGTGCAGCTGTTGGGGGTGCACACCAGTTTCGGTCATCGGCTGCTGGCGCGTGAGGACGTGGAGCCCACGCTGGTCAGGTTCGCGCGCACTTACGCGAAGCTGCCGTTCCCGGTTGCGCTGGACCTGCGTGGTGAATTCGCCCGGTACTGGCACACGGAGGGCACCCCGCACTGGCTGGCGTTCGCGCCGGGCGGACCACTGCTGCGCAGCGTGTACGGGAGCCAGGAAAACGCCCAGACGCGCCTGCAGTACCTGCTGGAGGAGTGGGTGGGCGGCGCCAGGGGTGAGGCGGGCCGCTGA
- a CDS encoding NAD(P)/FAD-dependent oxidoreductase: MKTLILGAGYSGLAVATKMKPAPDLEALMVEQNAYHTFETRLHEAAAHNTPVTLPLAPLLRGTGVNLEQAQVENVNLDDKEVKLKDGRVLTYDVLVVGLGSVTNFYRIPGLAENASELKQLSDADEIFTFVNRAFTTEYQGNRDIVVGGAGLTGVELVTELAQRAQLLSKERGLPPFNIYLVEAGPKILPILDDSLRGKAQKTLEEYGIHILVGHRLMQATADSVTVQTADGEQKVISAGKIIWTGGIQARDIVTGTHLEKGPGGRIAVDDKLRAKGYPDVFVIGDMGLALNQEGKPVPTTAQHAGQQGRLTGKNIMRLVRGEELDSYEPTTLGEFVSLGGLMAVGWMKLPWNQKLAITGGIAHVMKRASEWRWRLSID, from the coding sequence ATGAAGACCCTCATCCTTGGTGCTGGTTACTCCGGCCTTGCTGTCGCCACCAAAATGAAGCCTGCCCCCGACCTTGAAGCCCTGATGGTGGAACAGAACGCCTACCACACCTTCGAGACCCGCCTGCACGAAGCGGCGGCACACAACACCCCGGTCACGCTGCCCCTTGCGCCGCTGCTGCGCGGAACCGGTGTGAACCTCGAACAGGCCCAGGTCGAGAACGTCAACCTCGACGACAAGGAAGTCAAGCTCAAAGATGGCCGCGTCCTCACCTACGACGTGCTCGTCGTGGGCCTCGGGAGCGTCACGAACTTCTACCGCATCCCCGGCCTCGCCGAGAACGCCAGCGAACTCAAACAGCTCAGTGACGCCGACGAGATCTTCACCTTCGTCAACCGCGCCTTCACCACCGAGTACCAGGGCAACCGTGACATTGTTGTCGGCGGCGCCGGTCTGACCGGCGTGGAACTCGTCACTGAACTCGCGCAGCGCGCCCAGCTGCTCAGCAAGGAACGCGGCCTGCCTCCCTTCAATATCTACCTCGTTGAAGCCGGACCCAAGATTCTGCCCATCCTCGACGACAGCCTGCGCGGCAAAGCCCAGAAGACCCTCGAGGAGTACGGCATTCACATCCTCGTGGGCCACCGCCTGATGCAGGCCACAGCCGACAGCGTCACCGTGCAGACGGCCGACGGCGAACAGAAGGTCATCAGTGCCGGCAAGATCATCTGGACCGGCGGCATCCAGGCCCGCGACATCGTGACCGGCACCCACCTGGAAAAAGGCCCCGGCGGCCGCATCGCCGTGGACGACAAACTGCGCGCCAAAGGCTACCCCGACGTGTTCGTGATCGGCGACATGGGCCTCGCCCTGAACCAGGAAGGCAAACCCGTGCCCACCACCGCGCAGCACGCCGGGCAGCAGGGACGCCTGACGGGCAAGAACATCATGCGCCTCGTGCGCGGCGAGGAACTCGACTCCTACGAGCCCACCACGCTGGGTGAGTTCGTCAGCCTGGGCGGCCTGATGGCGGTCGGCTGGATGAAACTCCCCTGGAACCAGAAGCTCGCCATCACCGGTGGCATCGCCCACGTGATGAAGCGCGCCAGTGAATGGCGCTGGCGCCTCAGCATCGACTGA
- a CDS encoding MFS transporter codes for MALVLLAGAVVLSMAPWFSAAAVAPHLRAAWHLSVSQAAALTLAVQLGFVLGAVLSAGLNLADRRSARSLMATGALLAAAANAALLLAPGLGAALLARAAVGAALALVYPVALKVMSTYFTRGRGLALGVMVGALTLGSASPHLVNALGGANWRAVILVTSLLAAAGGALALLVPAGPGAVGSPPFRPAQAWRGLTARGPALTTLGYLGHMWELYAMWTWFALFYSGVLEGHVRDVGRGAALATFSVVGLGALGCVVGGVLGDRWGRTRLTELAMWLSGGSALLLAGLLLAGWGSPGVVWAVSLVWGFWIIADSAQFSTILSEIAPGAYVGTALTAQLALGFMLTALSIALVPALLPVVGWAGVFAVWAVGPVLGALAMRALRGSPDAARIAGGRG; via the coding sequence GTGGCGCTGGTCCTTCTGGCCGGCGCGGTGGTGCTGAGCATGGCGCCGTGGTTCAGCGCGGCGGCGGTGGCGCCTCACCTGCGGGCCGCGTGGCACCTGAGCGTCTCGCAGGCAGCGGCGCTGACCCTGGCCGTGCAGCTGGGCTTCGTGCTGGGCGCGGTGCTCAGCGCCGGGCTGAATCTCGCGGACCGGCGGTCGGCGCGGAGCCTGATGGCGACCGGTGCGCTACTGGCAGCCGCTGCGAACGCGGCGCTGCTGCTGGCGCCTGGGCTGGGGGCGGCGCTGCTGGCCCGGGCGGCGGTGGGGGCGGCCCTGGCGCTGGTGTACCCGGTGGCGCTGAAGGTCATGAGTACGTACTTCACGCGGGGGCGCGGCCTGGCACTGGGCGTCATGGTGGGGGCGCTGACGCTCGGGTCGGCGTCCCCGCATCTGGTGAATGCCCTGGGCGGCGCGAACTGGCGCGCAGTGATCCTGGTGACGAGCCTGCTGGCGGCGGCGGGGGGCGCGCTGGCACTGCTGGTCCCGGCCGGTCCGGGGGCAGTGGGGAGCCCGCCGTTCCGGCCGGCGCAGGCGTGGCGGGGCCTCACGGCGCGGGGCCCGGCGCTGACGACGCTGGGGTACCTGGGGCACATGTGGGAGCTGTACGCGATGTGGACGTGGTTTGCGCTGTTCTACAGCGGCGTTCTTGAAGGCCACGTGCGGGACGTCGGACGCGGCGCGGCCCTGGCGACATTCAGCGTGGTGGGGCTGGGCGCGCTGGGCTGCGTGGTGGGCGGCGTGCTGGGGGACCGGTGGGGCCGCACGCGCCTGACGGAGCTGGCGATGTGGCTCTCGGGGGGAAGTGCGCTGCTGCTGGCCGGACTGCTGCTGGCCGGCTGGGGGTCGCCGGGGGTGGTCTGGGCGGTCAGCCTGGTGTGGGGGTTCTGGATCATTGCGGATTCGGCGCAGTTCAGCACGATCCTCAGTGAGATTGCGCCGGGCGCCTACGTCGGGACAGCATTGACCGCGCAACTGGCGCTGGGCTTCATGCTGACGGCGCTGAGTATTGCGCTGGTACCTGCCCTTCTGCCCGTGGTGGGGTGGGCCGGGGTGTTTGCCGTGTGGGCGGTGGGGCCGGTGTTGGGGGCGCTGGCGATGCGGGCGCTGCGCGGCAGTCCGGACGCCGCGCGGATCGCAGGGGGACGCGGCTGA